A genomic window from Engraulis encrasicolus isolate BLACKSEA-1 chromosome 14, IST_EnEncr_1.0, whole genome shotgun sequence includes:
- the LOC134463163 gene encoding potassium voltage-gated channel subfamily A member 10: MEVPLVNFENLDDIGINMGDPSDSGYPTSPTSDAPDRHGVTNRVASPSHSPQRRQPAGQQVGFSPNATPDLDKKRANSSCTSLISNWKILMNSEGSPSDSVFSKAAKDFCEDVFGEKQNFKQEDGEQKVVINVSGMKYETQLKTLSQFPETLLGDPKKRMFYFDPMKNEYFFDRNRPAFDGILYFYQSGGKVRRPANVPLEIFADEIVFYELGAEAIEQFREEEGFTKEPEAVLPTKEIHKQFWLLFEYPESSSAARLVALVSVTVITISIVVFCLETLPEFRDDLPHMSPAGPVGNRTDAEGRYLPPPSMAPPKTLSETLSDPFFIIETICIIWFIFELSVRFVCCPSKSEFFNNMMNIIDIFSIVPYFITLATDVMTNPDDEDAGQNMSLAILRVIRLVRVFRIFKLSRHSKGLQILGWTLRASMRELGLLIFFLFIGVILFSSAIYFAEVDEPDTQFLSIPEGFWWAVVTMTTVGYGDMTPITMGGKMVGTLCAIAGVLTIALPVPVIVSNFNYYYNRETENGDKHIMDSVEAAAQKSAEANKYDSNVSLDKSNGNWPSEKNGMP; the protein is encoded by the coding sequence ATGGAGGTCCCACTGGTAAACTTTGAAAACCTCGATGACATTGGCATCAATATGGGCGACCCCAGCGACTCTGGCTACCCCACATCACCCACCTCAGACGCACCCGACCGACACGGCGTGACCAATCGCGTGGCCTCGCCCTCGCACTCCCCCCAGAGGCGCCAGCCTGCCGGACAGCAAGTCGGCTTCTCCCCCAACGCCACCCCTGACCTCGACAAAAAGAGGGCCAACTCCAGCTGCACCAGCCTCATCTCCAACTGGAAGATCCTCATGAATAGCGAGGGGAGCCCGAGCGACAGCGTCTTCAGCAAGGCGGCAAAGGACTTTTGCGAGGACGTGTTTGGCGAGAAGCAGAACTTTAAGCAGGAGGACGGCGAACAGAAAGTGGTCATCAACGTGTCCGGAATGAAGTACGAGACGCAGCTCAAAACGCTGAGCCAGTTTCCTGAGACTCTGCTAGGCGATCCCAAAAAGAGGATGTTTTACTTTGACCCGATGAAGAACGAATACTTTTTCGATCGCAATCGGCCTGCCTTTGACGGAATTCTTTACTTTTACCAGTCCGGAGGGAAGGTCCGTCGACCGGCAAACGTCCCGTTGGAGATCTTTGCTGACGAGATTGTTTTCTATGAGCTCGGCGCAGAGGCTATTGAACAGTTTCGAGAGGAGGAAGGGTTTACAAAGGAGCCTGAAGCCGTCTTACCCACCAAGGAGATACACAAACAGTTCTGGCTGCTGTTTGAGTACCCAGAGAGCTCCAGTGCGGCTCGCTTGGTGGCTCTGGTGTCCGTCACTGTCATCACAATCTCCATTGTTGTGTTCTGCTTAGAGACATTACCGGAGTTCCGTGACGATCTGCCACATATGAGCCCTGCAGGCCCTGTGGGCAACCGAACTGACGCAGAAGGCAGATACCTACCACCCCCGAGCATGGCTCCTCCTAAGACACTTTCCGAAACGTTGTCCGACCCTTTCTTCATCATAGAGACGATCTGTATCATCTGGTTCATCTTTGAGCTCAGCGTGCGTTTCGTCTGCTGTCCCAGCAAGAGCGAGTTCTTCAACAACATGATGAACATCATAGACATCTTCTCCATCGTACCGTACTTCATCACCCTGGCGACGGACGTAATGACCAACCCTGACGACGAGGACGCAGGGCAAAACATGTCCTTGGCCATCCTGCGGGTCATCCGGCTGGTGAGGGTCTTCCGAATCTTCAAGCTGTCGCGACACTCCAAGGGGCTCCAGATCCTGGGCTGGACCTTGAGGGCCAGCATGAGGGAGCTGGGCctgctcatcttcttcctcttcatcggAGTCATCCTCTTCTCCAGTGCCATCTATTTCGCGGAGGTCGACGAGCCCGACACACAGTTCCTGAGCATCCCCGAGGGGTTCTGGTGGGCCGTGGTGACCATGACGACCGTGGGCTACGGCGACATGACCCCCATCACCATGGGAGGCAAGATGGTGGGCACCCTGTGTGCCATTGCCGGCGTGCTGACAATCGCACTCCCCGTGCCCGTCATCGTCTCCAACTTCAACTACTACTACAACCGCGAGACAGAGAATGGCGACAAACACATCATGGACAGCGTGGAGGCGGCCGCCCAGAAGTCTGCCGAGGCAAACAAGTACGACAGCAATGTCTCGCTGGACAAGAGCAACGGAAACTGGCCCAGCGAGAAGAATGGCATGCCCTGA
- the LOC134463001 gene encoding piggyBac transposable element-derived protein 4-like: protein MDGRGRKRYTLAEIHAQLFDDGGNETEDDAVSEADSTDSALQAFEDGIDVVLDFEETSDSDDGNTSDDPLEGTSTAPHPAASPTPPAASPTPPAASPTPPAASSVRMSGRRRDLHPAPTPCPPPVSRGARRGKRPSKASAPTPCPPPPSRGATSGKRTSQAPASTPSRPAKRASLGPPPQDSDFWRDATSEDVEPPPLPFRPRRPPGPQLDPQVDYRPLDLFLLFFSKDVVRTLCRHTNLHAAKRAAQGRKRKWVDIEPEEMYRFIGLVIYKGLMKLPEMRDGWRKDRLHSFPFPASVMPGYRYEVIFSTLHMSDPAVDAANDQLKGQPGHDGLCRLRPLHDDLLTACRAYFHPLQNLSVDERMVGTKSRIGMKMYSKDKPTKWGFKLFVLADSSNGYTCHFSIYEGKARAPSGQGLSYDAVVDLVHVPSLGTGYNVYVDNFYTSSKLFLHLHGMNYGACGTIRENRIGFPRTQWNAMPKNAARGELRWIRDGPLLFVKWRDSRDVTMCSTIHKAYGGQTVKRRVKDRNTAAWSIREVPVPEPVKAYNKFMGGVDLSDALIKYYTVTHKTRR, encoded by the exons atggatggacgcggtaggaagcggtatactttggccgaaatccacgctcaactttttgatgacggcgggaatgagacagaggatgatgcggtgtccgaagctgacagcaccgactcagcgcttcaggcgtttgaggacggcatagatgtcgtcctcgattt tgaggagacatctgactcggatgatgggaacacatctgatgaccctttggaagggacttcaactgccccacacccagctgcctctccaactcctccagctgcctctccaactcctccagctgcctctccaactcctccagctgccagcagtgtgcgcatgagtggcaggcgccgtgatctccaccctgctccaactccatgccctcctccagtTAGTCGTGGTGCTAGGCGTGGTAAGCGCCCCTCAAAAGCCtctgctccaactccatgccctcctccaccaagccgtggtgctacgagtggtaaacgcacctcacaagcccctgcctcaacgccaagccgtcctgcgaagcgtgcatccctgggtccaccgccgcaggactccgacttctggcgtgatgcaacgagtgaagacgtggagcctccaccgttgccatttcgacccaggcgccctccaggaccacagctggaccctcaggtagactaccggccgcttgacctgttcttattgtttttcagcaaggacgtggttaggaccctgtgcaggcataccaatctccatgctgcaaaaagggctgcacaaggacgaaagaggaagtgggtcgacatagagccggaggagatgtaccgcttcatcggattggtcatctacaagggattgatgaagttgccagagatgcgggacggatggaggaaggaccgccttcacagttttcccttccctgcatccgtcatgccagggtacagatacgaggtaatcttctcaacccttcacatgagtgacccggctgttgatgcagcaaatgatcagctgaagggccagcctgggcacgatggcctctgccgcctcaggccgctgcatgatgacctcctgacggcgtgcagggcttacttccacccgctccagaacctctcagtggatgagaggatggtaggcaccaagtcccggatcgggatgaagatgtacagcaaggacaagccaacaaagtgggggttcaagctgtttgtcttggctgacagCTCGAATGGCTATACGTGCCACTTCTCGATTTATGAGGGGAAGGCAAGGGCACCATCTGGGCAGGGCCTCAGTTATGATGCTGTTGTAGATTTGGTCCATGTCCCGTCCCTGGGCACAGGGTACAACGTGTATGTGGACAACTTTTACACCAGCTCAAAGCTGTTCCTCCACCTCCATGGCATGAACTATGGCGCCTGTGGGACCATCCGGGAGAACAGGATCGGGTTTCCACGCACACAGTGGAATGCCATGCCGAAGAATGCAGCCCGTGGAGAGCTGCGTTGGATTCGGGATGGTCCACTGCTGTTCGTGAAGTGGAGGGACAGCCGGGACGTCACGATGTGTTCCACCATCCACAAGGCCTACGGGGGGCAGACCGTGAAGCGCCGAGTCAAGGACCGGAACACAGCCGCGTGGAGCATTCGGGAGGTCCCTGTGCCGGAGCCGGTGAAGGCGTACAACAAGTTCATGGGAGGAGTGGACTTGAGTGACGCCCTCATCAAGTACTACACCGTGACCCACAAGACACGGAGGTGA